The genomic window CATCTTCCACATCGCCCTTCCCGGAAGCGCCCTGAGCCCCACCGGCCCCACCGGAGACATCGCCGCCGGCCTGGGCCCGCTTGTAGACCTCCTCGGCGATCTTGTACGACGCCTGGCGCAACACCTCGATCTTCGCCTTGATCTCCTCGGTGGAACCCGAATCCATCACCGCCTTGAGATCCGCGATCGCCTTCTCTATCTGTTCCCTGTCGCCGGCGCCCACTTTGTCACCCAGCTCCCGAAGGGTCTTTTCAGTGTAGTAGATGAGGTTGTCCGCCTCGTTCCTGGCCTCCGCGCGTTCACGGGCCTTCCTGTCGGCCTCTGCGTTCGCCTCGGCCTCCCTGATCATGCGCTGGATCTCCGCCTCGTTGAGTCCGGAAGTCGGCTCCACGCGGATCTTCTGCTCCTTGCCGGTGGCGAGATCCTTCGCCGAGACATGGAGGATACCGTTGGCGTCCACGTCGAAGGTCACCTCGATCTGAGGCACCCCACGCGGGGCAGGGGGAATACCAACGAGGTCGAACCGCGCGAGGCTCCTGTTCTGGGATGCCATCTCGCGTTCACCCTGGAGCACGTGGATCGTCACCGCGGTCTGATTGTCCGTGGCAGTGGAGAAGATCTGCGTCTTCCTGGTGGGGATGGTCGTGTTCCTCTCGATGATCTTGGTGAAGACCCCACCCAGGGTCTCGATACCGAGCGAGAGGGGGATCACATCGAGGAGGAGCACATCCTTCACGTCTCCCGCGATGATACCCGCCTGGATCGCAGCACCCATGGCCACCACCTCATCGGGGTTCACCCCCTTGTGCGGTTCCTTGCCGAAGATCTCCTTCACGATCCGCTGGACCGCGGGGACACGCGTGGAGCCACCCACGAGGATCACCACGTCGACATCCTCGGGCTTGAGGCCTGCATCCTTGAGGGCATTGTGACACGGGCCCTTGGTACGCTCGAGGAGGTCCTCGATGAGCTGCTCGAACTTCGCCCTCGTGAGGGTATACCTGAGGTGCTTCGGCCCCGATGCATCGGCCGTGATGAACGGCAGGTTGATCTCGGTCTCCTGGAGGGTGGAGAGCTCCTTCTTCGCCTTCTCCGCCGCCTCCTTGAGGCGCTGGAGGGCCATCCTGTCCTGGGAGAGGTCGATGCCGTAGTCCTTCTTGAAGTTCTCCACCAGCCACTCGATGATCCGCTGGTCGAAGTCGTCGCCCCCGAGGTGGGTGTCACCGTTGGTGGACTTCACCTCGAACACACCGTCCCCCAGCTCGAGGATGGAGATGTCGAACGTCCCACCCCCAAGGTCGAAGACCGCGATCTTCTGCTCCTTGGACTGATCCTTGCCGAGCCCGTAGGCGAGGGCCGCCGCCGTGGGCTCGTTGAGGATACGCTTCACCTCGAGTCCCGCGATGCGCCCCGCGTCCTTGGTCGCCTGACGCTGGGCATCGTTGAAGTAGGCCGGCACGGTGATCACGGCCTCGGTCACGGGTTCTCCGAGATAGTCCTCGGCCGTCTTCTTCATCTTCTGGAGGATGGCCGCGGAGATCTCCTCGGGGGAATACTGCTTCCCGAGGACTTCCACCCGGACGGCCCCGCGGGAATCCTGGGTCACCTTGTAGGGCACCATCCTGATCTCCTCGCCCACCTCGCTGTACTGGCGGCCCATGAACCGCTTGATGGAATAGATGGTGTTCTCCGGGTTGGTGATCATCTGGTTCTTCGCTGGCTGCCCCACCAGCCGCTCACCATTGGGAAGGAAGGCCACCACGGAAGGCGTGGTCCGCTGTCCCTCGGAATTGGCGATCACCACCGGTTCGTTCCCTTCCATCACGGCGACACACGAGTTGGTGGTTCCAAGGTCGATTCCTATGATCTTTCCCATGTCACTCCTCTCCTTTTCCTTCGGAAGTTGTATCCGGCGTGTGTTCCTGAGTACAGACGGCCTGGGTCTCCTCGGACCGATTGCGCGCAGGCATACCCACCTTCACGCGCGCAGGCCGGAGTATGCGTCCATGAAGGGCGTAGCCCTTTTCGTACTCCTCTATCACAGTGGGTTCCTCGAAGTCCCCCTCCTCCATCTGAAGGGCCTCGTGACGATTCGGATCGAAGGGCTGTCCCGCTGCCGAGAACTTCACCAGTCCCCATCGGGACTCGAGAACTGCATGGAGCCGCTCCGAGATCATGGCCACACCCTCGTGAAGGGTCTTCACGTCATCGGTCTGCTCGGCCGCCTCTATCGCCCGCTCGAAGTCGTCGAGCACGGGGAGGAGGTCCTCGAGGAGTTTCTGGGTGAGGAACTTCGCCCGTTCCTCGGTCTCCCGCTGCATGCGTTTCTTGTAGTTCTCGAAGTCGGCCCGTGCCCTGAGGTACGCGTCCCGGAGAAAGGCGTTCTCCTCCTCGAGCGCGGCACTGCGCTCCTTGAGCCTCGCAAGTTCCTCCTCAGGGGTGAGCTCGCGCCCTGCCCCTCCCTCCGAGGAGGGGTGGGCCGCATCCCCTTCCTGGACATCGGTCCCAGGCGCGGAGGATCCGGCGTCTCCCGAGGCCTCATCCTGCGGTCGTGTCTCTTCGTTATCCATGCGCTCCTCTTTGTCCTGGAGTTCCTCGTTCTTCTCCCGTGTCATTCCCCGACTCCGCACTTTTAGAGTATGAAACTTGTTGTCAGTCCGAAAAATACTAACAGAGGGAAAGCACCGTCAACCCGCCTCGCACGGCGCTACTGCTTCGGGATCTCGAGGATGAGTTCGACCTCCCCTCTGCTGAGCCTGGTGGCACGCGCGATCTCCTCCACGCTCCATCCCTGCCGTGCGAGCTTGATGACCGTCTCCCGCTCCGAGAGCGTGGGAGCGCCGCGATCCTTCCTCCGTTTCTCCTCCCCCTCGAGCAGGGTGCCCAGGAGCTTCACCTGCTCCTCCGCCTTCTTCGCCACCTCCTCGAGGCGGGTCTCGGTCCGGGCGAGCCACTCCCTCGCCTTCTGGAGACGCCCGGCCCGTTCCTCCATCTCGTCAAGCAGCGCATCCAGGGTGCCGAGCTTCTCCACGGCCTCCCTTATCTGCCCCTCCTCCGACTCCACCCGTTCCACCTGGATCCTGATCTCCTCCACCCGCTCCGGGAGGGCGTTCAAGACCTCGCGGTAGCCTTCCAGCTCTTCCTCTATCTTCTGGATCATCTGGAAGTTGCGGTCCACGGCCTCGGTGGTCACCTCGAGCACCTGTCTCCGCTTCTCGAGGCGCTCGAAGGCCCGCTCCACCTGGCCCTGGGCCTCTTCGATGGCCCTGAGTCGGGCCTGGATGGCCTGGATCTCGTCGTGGCTGTCGGTGATCTGCTGGAGCTTCAGATCCACCGCCTGGGAGAGGCCGAGAAGCCGTTTGAAGTCGTCCTCGAGGCTGTCTATGCGTCTCCGCTCGGAGAGGAACCGCGCGAGCCTGCCCGACACCTCTTCCCCGAGCTTCTTCACCTGCTGGAACTGCCCCTCCATGCTCCTCGTCTCCTTGAGGTGCGCCTCCACCCTGGAGATCTCCTCCTTGAGGAGGGCCAGGTTGCGCTCGAGCACCTCCTTGAGGTGATCGGCCCGGTCGAATATCCTCGTCTGTTCGATGAAGGCCTTCTGACGACGCTCTATCTCGGTGAGCGTGGCAGACAACCGTGCACCGTCGTCCTCGAGCTTGGCGAACAGGCGCTGCTGGAGGGTGGTGAACTGGTTCCTGGTATCCACCAGGAAGTGCTTGAACTCCCGTGTCCTGTCCTCCACCTCCTGGAGCACCCCCTCACGATACTGCTCGAAGCGATCCTGGAGGGCACCGTAGCGCTCCGCGAAGGCCTGGAATGCCTCCTCCGTGACCCGATCGAGGCGCCCGGAGAGGGTGGCCATCCCCTCCTCCACCTCCTCCAGGCGGGCGACGAGGGCCTCCCTCCGCTCCTCGGCCGCATCGAGGACCTGCTGGCGCTCCGCATCGAAGGTCTCCCTGATGATCTGTAGGCTCTCCCCCATCTGGGATCTGAGCAGATCGATCTGGCCGGAGAGGTCGCCCCGCGCAGAGGAGAGCTTTGCCGCAAGATCCGACTGCCAACGGGTCAAGTCCTCCCTCGCGGCCTGGAGCACGGCCTCCACCGAGGTCTCGTGCTGCCTGAGACGTTCCCGCACCTCGTCGAGACGCTGATCCACGTCGGCCCGGTGGGAGAGGATCTGCTCCTCCACCTTCTGCGCATGGGCGGCGAGCTCCTGGGCCACCGAAGCCTCGGCCTGCCGTCGCAGCTCCTCGATCCTCGCTGCGATCGTCTCCTGAAAGCCCTTGAGGGTCTCCTCCTGGGCGTCGAGCCTCTCCCTCAGGCTCTGTTCGAACTGGCCCACCTGGTCTTGAAAGCGCTCCAGCTGGGAGTAGAGCCTGGTCTGGAGTTCCGAGAGCCTGGCACGCATCTGCCCGGTATGGGTCTCCTCTAGCCTGGCCCGTTCCTCCTCCTGCCGAGCTCCCACCTCCACGAGCTTCCGCTCGAACTCCTCCTCCCATGCAGCGACCCTCGCTCCCAACTCCTCGCCGCGGGCCTCGAGGTCCTTGAAGAACCCCTCCTCGAAGGCCGTGAGCCTCGAAGAGATGCGGTCGTACGCCTCCTGTTTGAGGGCCTCCACTTCCTGCTGGAGGGTTCCGAGTTCGGCGCGAACCTCCTCCATCCGTGCGAACACCGCCTCCCTGTCCCTCTCGCCGGCCTCCTTGAGCCCCTGGTAGAAGCGCTCCTGTTCCTGGCGGATACGTTCCCTGGTGGCCTCCAGCATCCTGGAAAGGGCATCCTCAAGATCCTGGATCTGGGCGCTCACGCCCTCGACCCTGCGCATCCGGTACTCCAGGTCACCCGCATACTCGGCGAGCTGGGCCTCCAAGGCGGCGAGGACCTCCTGCTCCCTCTGCACCCCCCGCTGCTCCACCGCCTTCCACATCTCATCCTGCCGCCCCTGCATCCGCTCCCTCAAGGCGCCGAGCTCGGCCTCGAGCCGCTCCTCCGCCGAGGCGAGGAGCCTGCGCACCTCGTCCGCCACCTCGCCCACCCGCATCCCCAGGGCCGCCTCCTGTTCCTCCACCTGCCGCACCCGCCCCTCGAGCCGCGCTTCCACCTCACCCAGGCGCTCCTCGTGCGTCCGCACGAAGGCCACCACCCTACCCTCGAAGTCCCCCAGCTGGCCCTCCACACGCTCCTCCGCCCCGAGGAGCCGCTCCTGCACCTCGGCCTCCCAGCGGGCGATCCGTTCGTCGAGCTGTCCGAGCTGGCCCTGGAGACGCTCCTGGAAGGCTTCCACCTCCCGGCCGAACTCCCGGACCATACGCTCCACCTCGCTCCTCACCGTCCCCACCATCTCCCGTCCGCGCTCCTCCACGGCCGAAGCCGCTCCCGAAAGCTCCTGCTCGAGCCGAACGAGGGCCTGCTCGAGATCCTCGCGCACCTGCGCCATCCTTCCACGGCCCTCCTCCTCGAAGTTCCTCAGCCGCTCATCCACCCCTTCCACACGCCGTACCACCCCCTCCTGCCACTCCGTGACCCGCCCCTCCAACGCCGCCACTTCATCCCGAAGCCCTGCCTCGTACTCCTTCATCCGCTCCCTCACCCCCCCCATCGTCGCATCGAGCTCCCCCCTCACCCGCTCGAGCCAGTCCCTGCTCTCCTGGACGAACCCGTCCACATCGGCGAGAAGGCCCTCCCGGACCTCCTCGAGCCTCGCCTCGAGCTCGGTCCTGAGCCCACCCAACCTCGAGTCCTGCAGCTCCTCGAGCCGCGCCACACGCCCCTCCATCGCAGCCACACGCTCCCCCACCCCCTGCTCCAAGGCCTCCATGCGGAGGGAGAGCCGCTCCTCCCAGGACGCCGCCTCATCCAGCACCCGCTCCAGCTCCTTCTCCACCTGCTGCTCACGCTGCTGGAGCACGGCACGGATCTTCGCGAAACCGTGTTCCACCATATCCCTCGCCTCGACCCTCCGCTTCTCCAACAGCGCACGCACCTCGTCCCTGAGCGACTCCCCCTCCTCCGC from Spirochaeta thermophila DSM 6192 includes these protein-coding regions:
- the dnaK gene encoding molecular chaperone DnaK — translated: MGKIIGIDLGTTNSCVAVMEGNEPVVIANSEGQRTTPSVVAFLPNGERLVGQPAKNQMITNPENTIYSIKRFMGRQYSEVGEEIRMVPYKVTQDSRGAVRVEVLGKQYSPEEISAAILQKMKKTAEDYLGEPVTEAVITVPAYFNDAQRQATKDAGRIAGLEVKRILNEPTAAALAYGLGKDQSKEQKIAVFDLGGGTFDISILELGDGVFEVKSTNGDTHLGGDDFDQRIIEWLVENFKKDYGIDLSQDRMALQRLKEAAEKAKKELSTLQETEINLPFITADASGPKHLRYTLTRAKFEQLIEDLLERTKGPCHNALKDAGLKPEDVDVVILVGGSTRVPAVQRIVKEIFGKEPHKGVNPDEVVAMGAAIQAGIIAGDVKDVLLLDVIPLSLGIETLGGVFTKIIERNTTIPTRKTQIFSTATDNQTAVTIHVLQGEREMASQNRSLARFDLVGIPPAPRGVPQIEVTFDVDANGILHVSAKDLATGKEQKIRVEPTSGLNEAEIQRMIREAEANAEADRKARERAEARNEADNLIYYTEKTLRELGDKVGAGDREQIEKAIADLKAVMDSGSTEEIKAKIEVLRQASYKIAEEVYKRAQAGGDVSGGAGGAQGASGKGDVEDADYEVVDDNK
- the grpE gene encoding nucleotide exchange factor GrpE gives rise to the protein MTREKNEELQDKEERMDNEETRPQDEASGDAGSSAPGTDVQEGDAAHPSSEGGAGRELTPEEELARLKERSAALEEENAFLRDAYLRARADFENYKKRMQRETEERAKFLTQKLLEDLLPVLDDFERAIEAAEQTDDVKTLHEGVAMISERLHAVLESRWGLVKFSAAGQPFDPNRHEALQMEEGDFEEPTVIEEYEKGYALHGRILRPARVKVGMPARNRSEETQAVCTQEHTPDTTSEGKGEE
- a CDS encoding SpiroCoCo family coiled-coil protein, which gives rise to MITVMDIVILGLVAAALVVFRQLDRNNRSLEKVRRYADRVKEDLDALVQERTARLRDITIEIDTYQNTLREMLSYMEERLGQIRERDREVGELEKRIQEYDRVLAELVDMTARAEENLSRIRNESEFIDRVGKRVRVVAAQLEKVEKALPGMLKRFAQLNGEQLSQVKAEVQLQARKEVEDLHREVEAARERQEDLAAAVERQGEKLRTLGVEAEALLKERFGELKAALEQEGEGVLERIRGRVEELTGQVETLLEDLERRLAREREGVDGLVEGLRERCRAVAAEHGKALEDAAKRAAALEDQAFARVVALVKKREEGLLSSLERFSGEVAGRVEEVRSGVEEQLSRVRADVGLWEGEARSLLEAKDAQIREWLAGREAALGEALAEVRTSLERKTSELLTEVETWANRVDEELQEVERMVQGKAEEVEAGVFRLEQELGERVEEARERVREEVEGILLRVHQDVEAQTGSLRADAVQQLEDLKEELDQARGRVEEVFSELKEQVDGWTARMEDYTSSLEERISRLTAQAGEFEARQRETFGALERAFQDEAARLREELGRAQEVLREEQERVVGVLEERFRELKGFAAEEGESLRDEVRALLEKRRVEARDMVEHGFAKIRAVLQQREQQVEKELERVLDEAASWEERLSLRMEALEQGVGERVAAMEGRVARLEELQDSRLGGLRTELEARLEEVREGLLADVDGFVQESRDWLERVRGELDATMGGVRERMKEYEAGLRDEVAALEGRVTEWQEGVVRRVEGVDERLRNFEEEGRGRMAQVREDLEQALVRLEQELSGAASAVEERGREMVGTVRSEVERMVREFGREVEAFQERLQGQLGQLDERIARWEAEVQERLLGAEERVEGQLGDFEGRVVAFVRTHEERLGEVEARLEGRVRQVEEQEAALGMRVGEVADEVRRLLASAEERLEAELGALRERMQGRQDEMWKAVEQRGVQREQEVLAALEAQLAEYAGDLEYRMRRVEGVSAQIQDLEDALSRMLEATRERIRQEQERFYQGLKEAGERDREAVFARMEEVRAELGTLQQEVEALKQEAYDRISSRLTAFEEGFFKDLEARGEELGARVAAWEEEFERKLVEVGARQEEERARLEETHTGQMRARLSELQTRLYSQLERFQDQVGQFEQSLRERLDAQEETLKGFQETIAARIEELRRQAEASVAQELAAHAQKVEEQILSHRADVDQRLDEVRERLRQHETSVEAVLQAAREDLTRWQSDLAAKLSSARGDLSGQIDLLRSQMGESLQIIRETFDAERQQVLDAAEERREALVARLEEVEEGMATLSGRLDRVTEEAFQAFAERYGALQDRFEQYREGVLQEVEDRTREFKHFLVDTRNQFTTLQQRLFAKLEDDGARLSATLTEIERRQKAFIEQTRIFDRADHLKEVLERNLALLKEEISRVEAHLKETRSMEGQFQQVKKLGEEVSGRLARFLSERRRIDSLEDDFKRLLGLSQAVDLKLQQITDSHDEIQAIQARLRAIEEAQGQVERAFERLEKRRQVLEVTTEAVDRNFQMIQKIEEELEGYREVLNALPERVEEIRIQVERVESEEGQIREAVEKLGTLDALLDEMEERAGRLQKAREWLARTETRLEEVAKKAEEQVKLLGTLLEGEEKRRKDRGAPTLSERETVIKLARQGWSVEEIARATRLSRGEVELILEIPKQ